A genomic stretch from Spirochaetota bacterium includes:
- a CDS encoding ion channel: MNVTFKNLKVLKNLRIIFNNLMRSMVFRIFAVCFVVLFIFSTAIFYIEKGYTRTYTTLDGQEVVRSNINSFEDSIWWAIVTSTTVGYGDKYPISRLGRLIGILTMFFGMALVGVITGNIASTLVEKQLKEDRGLKPVKIKNHYVICGWKKDMAMVLSSIAKRKEDFAGYDVVLVCMAEAEQIENLKGNILFSNIHYVFGDHIDEHVLNRANIRYAKKVLVLADELGKSGQDADSRTVMSVMSIKAISKSVYVCAEIIDQKYERYLRLSGCDEVILTNNYSKNIIADVFAKSGLAHVIGELIDVSTPVSLTTEEIPSHFINKPYSNLVEYFGKKNKILIGLLENTGNFYERKRLALQEAQKTPDISKLVDNLRIVKTMIPNYPVLNPDKNYIIKNFSKAVLIEGSSEIG; this comes from the coding sequence ATGAATGTAACATTTAAAAACCTGAAAGTATTAAAAAATTTGCGAATAATTTTCAATAATTTAATGCGCAGTATGGTGTTTAGAATTTTTGCAGTATGCTTTGTGGTATTATTCATTTTTTCAACAGCTATATTTTATATTGAAAAAGGATACACCCGCACTTATACAACTTTAGACGGACAGGAGGTTGTAAGGAGCAATATAAATTCCTTTGAAGATTCAATATGGTGGGCAATAGTAACTTCTACAACTGTAGGGTATGGGGATAAGTACCCAATATCACGGTTAGGAAGGTTAATTGGTATACTGACAATGTTTTTTGGAATGGCGTTGGTAGGGGTAATTACTGGTAATATTGCCTCAACGCTGGTGGAAAAACAATTAAAAGAAGACAGGGGGCTTAAGCCTGTGAAGATAAAAAATCATTATGTTATTTGCGGCTGGAAAAAAGATATGGCAATGGTTCTGTCCAGCATAGCAAAGAGGAAAGAGGATTTTGCAGGTTATGATGTTGTTCTGGTGTGCATGGCTGAGGCTGAACAGATAGAAAACTTAAAAGGTAATATTCTTTTTTCCAATATACATTATGTGTTTGGGGATCATATTGATGAACATGTTTTAAACAGGGCTAATATACGGTATGCAAAAAAAGTGCTTGTGCTGGCGGATGAACTGGGTAAGTCAGGACAGGATGCCGACTCGCGTACTGTGATGTCAGTAATGTCGATTAAGGCAATTTCAAAAAGTGTTTATGTATGTGCAGAAATTATTGACCAGAAGTATGAACGATACTTACGTTTATCAGGGTGTGATGAGGTAATCCTTACAAATAATTACAGTAAAAACATAATTGCTGATGTATTTGCAAAAAGCGGACTGGCGCATGTTATAGGTGAACTTATTGATGTAAGTACTCCTGTGTCCTTAACCACTGAGGAAATTCCTTCCCACTTTATTAATAAACCGTATAGTAATCTTGTGGAATATTTTGGTAAAAAAAATAAGATTTTAATTGGACTTTTAGAAAATACAGGTAATTTTTATGAACGCAAGCGGCTGGCATTACAGGAAGCCCAAAAGACGCCTGATATTTCAAAGCTTGTGGATAATTTAAGGATTGTTAAAACAATGATACCTAATTACCCAGTGTTGAATCCTGATAAGAATTATATAATTAAAAATTTTTCCAAGGCTGTTCTGATTGAAGGTTCCAGTGAAATTGGTTGA
- the cfpA gene encoding cytoplasmic filament protein CfpA, producing the protein MSIAQFPKSPNKVHPTEPSAVGSRNSLAQEGRDKVAEARLILDETVDKLVNHVQNKLPEEVLKKLDVMGGLKEKLYNYVNQTYVNMFNRYTVTMEDEFIKKVRDFVDREEAKGLARYTPREIMELLDKIGGSDKFNTGEIEKSIVNMYGHLQGHIQRGMNDLENETNAILRQKTDVGAFIRGENAYAIIKCVFKDNELRPKYVYDVKLSVNILDSELISPIYHYQVTVESLLKDAIQKHIHELIDKQIQILKEELLDQGKSELTGTEVMFEKIKRIENFTDDEKEDEKSKRYTILAKKFLDKIEGLRAEIDIEEYDPLNIRENIKYIIDEENIRNRGYNTAVNAITSILDTSKLGYQVCDNMKNARICQIREYEELDRTVLPDERYAIRLAYYDQNQLREAKKEYDRQMDAFTREILRVWDVVHAHYESKKRFRSLRDFDDLANRLMSREWRRNKREEDADPNSVLWNEIGEMYNENSFVEKNNRTYEDRIHNLKNKLKYLREMLQKMHGFQNPIERVILDERINFLERRFNEFTYKINPHHIQPGLVLDVDVTTIKRKQYMLKGMANVLNEFLYSVSRGFQDAAFATFKRRRSTIREDIDQSFAQAEMKEDIFEAAYKAQSEGEIKGSVDLSSSKSKPKRGLKEL; encoded by the coding sequence TGAAGAAGTATTGAAAAAACTGGATGTTATGGGTGGTTTGAAGGAAAAGCTGTACAATTATGTCAACCAGACTTACGTAAACATGTTTAACCGCTACACTGTTACGATGGAAGATGAATTTATTAAGAAAGTCCGTGATTTTGTGGACAGGGAAGAAGCAAAAGGACTAGCCCGCTATACCCCACGTGAAATAATGGAGCTTCTTGATAAAATAGGCGGGTCGGACAAATTTAATACCGGCGAAATTGAAAAATCCATTGTGAACATGTACGGGCACTTGCAGGGTCATATCCAGAGAGGTATGAATGATTTAGAAAATGAAACCAATGCAATACTTCGCCAGAAAACTGACGTTGGTGCATTTATCCGTGGTGAAAATGCTTACGCAATTATAAAATGCGTATTCAAGGATAATGAGCTCAGGCCAAAATATGTCTATGATGTAAAGCTATCTGTAAACATCCTTGATAGCGAATTAATAAGCCCTATTTACCATTATCAAGTAACAGTTGAGTCATTGTTGAAAGACGCTATTCAAAAGCATATCCATGAGTTGATTGATAAGCAGATTCAGATACTCAAAGAGGAATTGCTTGATCAGGGCAAGAGCGAGCTCACAGGTACCGAAGTAATGTTTGAAAAGATCAAGAGGATTGAAAATTTCACTGATGATGAAAAAGAAGATGAAAAATCAAAACGCTACACAATACTGGCTAAGAAATTCCTTGATAAGATTGAAGGACTTCGAGCTGAGATCGATATTGAAGAATACGATCCACTAAATATTCGTGAAAATATTAAGTACATCATCGATGAAGAAAATATCCGTAACCGCGGTTACAACACTGCTGTAAATGCTATTACTTCAATACTTGATACATCAAAGCTTGGGTATCAGGTATGCGATAACATGAAAAATGCACGTATATGCCAAATTCGCGAATATGAAGAGCTGGATAGGACTGTTCTTCCGGATGAGCGTTATGCGATACGGCTTGCATACTATGACCAGAACCAACTGCGTGAAGCAAAGAAGGAATACGACCGCCAGATGGATGCCTTTACACGTGAAATCTTGAGAGTATGGGATGTTGTGCATGCTCACTATGAATCAAAGAAGAGATTCCGTTCGCTCCGTGACTTTGATGATTTAGCAAACAGATTAATGTCACGTGAATGGAGAAGGAATAAACGTGAAGAAGATGCTGATCCAAATTCAGTATTGTGGAATGAGATTGGCGAAATGTATAATGAAAATTCCTTCGTTGAAAAAAATAATAGAACCTACGAAGATAGAATCCATAATTTGAAAAACAAGTTAAAATATTTGCGCGAAATGCTGCAGAAGATGCACGGATTCCAGAACCCAATTGAAAGGGTTATTCTTGATGAGCGCATCAACTTCCTTGAAAGAAGGTTTAATGAATTTACCTATAAGATCAACCCTCATCATATACAGCCTGGTTTAGTGCTTGATGTTGATGTAACAACAATCAAGCGCAAACAGTATATGCTGAAAGGTATGGCAAATGTATTGAACGAGTTCCTCTATAGTGTATCACGTGGATTCCAAGATGCTGCATTTGCAACATTCAAGCGCAGAAGATCTACAATTCGTGAAGACATTGACCAGTCGTTTGCCCAAGCTGAAATGAAAGAAGATATTTTTGAGGCTGCATACAAGGCACAGTCTGAGGGAGAAATAAAAGGCTCTGTTGATCTATCTTCTTCCAAGAGCAAGCCTAAGAGAGGTTTGAAAGAGCTATAG